Proteins encoded in a region of the Streptomyces liliiviolaceus genome:
- the glpK gene encoding glycerol kinase GlpK codes for MADFIGAVDQGTTSTRFMIFDHSGNEVAKHQLEHEQILPRSGWVEHDPVEIWERTNSVIQNALRHGGLSGTDLAAIGITNQRETTVVWDPRNGRPYYNAIVWQDTRTDKIAAALERSGQGDVIRRKAGLPPATYFSGGKIQWILENVDGVREAAEQGHALFGNTDAWVLWNLTGGPDGGIHATDVTNASRTMLMNLETLDWDDELLGFFGVPRAMLPAIKPSSHPEAYGVTRASRPLRAAVPIGGVLGDQQAATVGQVCFAPGEAKNTYGTGNFLVLNTGTELVRSEHGLLTTVAYRFGDEPVVYALEGSIAVTGSAVQWLRDQMKIIKTAADSEELARSVEDNGGMYFVPAFSGLFAPYWRSDARGAIVGLARYNDNAHLARATLEAICYQSRDVVDAMEQDSGVHLDVLKVDGGVTANDLCMQIQADILGVPVSRPVVAETTALGAAYAAGLATGFWRDTDELRTHWNESKRWEPQWSDDRRAEGYDGWKRAVERTLDWVRVP; via the coding sequence ATGGCGGACTTCATCGGCGCGGTGGACCAGGGAACCACCAGCACCCGATTCATGATCTTCGACCACAGCGGCAACGAGGTGGCGAAGCACCAACTGGAGCACGAACAGATCCTGCCGCGGTCGGGCTGGGTGGAGCACGACCCGGTGGAGATCTGGGAGCGCACCAACTCGGTGATCCAGAACGCCCTGCGCCACGGCGGCCTGTCGGGGACCGACCTGGCCGCGATCGGCATCACCAACCAGCGCGAGACCACGGTGGTCTGGGATCCGCGCAACGGCCGCCCGTACTACAACGCCATCGTGTGGCAGGACACCCGCACCGACAAGATCGCGGCGGCCCTGGAACGCTCGGGGCAGGGCGACGTCATCCGCCGCAAGGCCGGGCTGCCGCCGGCCACGTACTTCTCCGGGGGCAAGATCCAGTGGATCCTGGAGAACGTCGACGGCGTACGCGAGGCGGCGGAGCAGGGCCATGCCCTGTTCGGCAACACCGACGCGTGGGTCCTGTGGAACCTCACCGGCGGGCCCGACGGCGGTATCCACGCCACCGACGTGACCAACGCCAGCCGCACCATGCTGATGAACCTGGAGACCCTCGACTGGGACGACGAACTGCTGGGCTTCTTCGGCGTCCCGCGGGCCATGCTGCCGGCCATCAAGCCCTCGTCGCACCCGGAGGCGTACGGCGTCACCCGCGCCTCCCGGCCGCTGCGCGCGGCCGTTCCCATCGGGGGCGTCCTCGGCGACCAGCAGGCGGCGACCGTCGGACAGGTCTGCTTCGCGCCGGGCGAGGCGAAGAACACCTACGGCACGGGCAACTTCCTGGTGCTCAACACCGGCACGGAGCTGGTCCGCTCCGAGCACGGGCTGCTGACCACCGTCGCGTACAGGTTCGGTGACGAGCCGGTGGTCTACGCGCTCGAAGGCTCCATCGCGGTGACCGGCTCCGCGGTGCAGTGGCTGCGCGACCAGATGAAGATCATCAAGACCGCCGCCGACAGCGAGGAGCTGGCCCGCAGCGTCGAGGACAACGGCGGGATGTACTTCGTGCCCGCCTTCTCCGGGCTATTCGCGCCCTACTGGCGCTCCGACGCGCGCGGGGCGATCGTCGGTCTCGCCCGGTACAACGACAACGCGCACCTGGCGCGGGCGACGCTGGAGGCCATCTGCTACCAGAGCCGGGACGTCGTGGATGCCATGGAACAGGACTCCGGGGTCCACCTCGACGTGCTCAAGGTCGACGGCGGGGTCACCGCCAACGACCTCTGCATGCAGATCCAGGCCGACATCCTGGGCGTGCCCGTGAGCCGTCCCGTCGTCGCCGAGACGACCGCGCTGGGCGCCGCGTACGCGGCGGGTCTTGCCACCGGATTCTGGCGGGACACCGACGAACTGCGCACCCACTGGAACGAGTCGAAGCGCTGGGAGCCGCAGTGGTCCGACGACCGGCGCGCGGAGGGCTACGACGGGTGGAAGAGGGCCGTGGAACGCACCCTCGACTGGGTACGCGTCCCCTGA
- a CDS encoding AfsR/SARP family transcriptional regulator, which translates to MGGDVDLRLLGSLELWADGRHIELGQPRQRMVLAALAANAGRLMTVDALVDRVWDDTPPDTARSTLYSHVSRVRRVLDEAARGEDGTADRPSIQLARVSGGYLLRAADDSIDLLRFRALVARARELRPDDAECGRLLRDALDLWRGSPLADLPGAWAERTRTAWLNERLEAALHWARAETATGHASQAIGRIRALSDEFPLAEPLAALLVRSLAQAGRTAEALDHYAEVRRRLADELGSVPGVELRTAYKEALRDRPLPAGGTESGPAPGGTRTSPSRPAQLPFDVRAFTGRREQLDELSQHLLATDEGADATNTVVVSAVSGTAGVGKTALAVHWSHRIREQFPDGQLYADLRGYDTDEPVPAADVLTGFLVALGVPGPEIPLRLDDRSARYRTELSERRMLVVLDNASSSEQIRPLLPGASRCRTVVTSRDVLSSLVSLHGAHRLVLDVLPLEDAVRLLSRLIGPRATAEPQAAAVLAEQCGRLPLALRIAAELALARPASPLSALTAELDDRRGRLELLDSDDDPRAAVRAVFSWSYDRLPPEAAAAFRLLGLHPGPDVDAYAAAALCGRPVDDTRRTLELLARSHLIQPTRAGRYGMHDLLRVYAAWQAERHDGPADRETALDRLLTHYLAASCAAMDVLFPAERHLRPRIPAPRTELPPFPEEAHAKEWLAAEHAVLTAVTATEAGRGRAEHAVGLSTTLHRHFDSRGLFTDALVIHGNALRAARAAGDRRGEAEVRTCLGTTHRRLAQYDEAVRHHTESLALCRRIGLPVTEARNLTNLGVLHELRGQYREAAERHGEAVVLFRKVGDIGGEADTLNNLGIVHELLDDYETSAEQHRQALALFRSLGHAFGEASALGNLGIVLSRLDQHATAAEHFEQALALFRRLGHRGGEAHALSNLGDAHNRLGHHREAATRQREALALFQRTGERYGEAGSLNGLGEALHGSGTPDEAATAHRAALALAMEIEEKEEQARAHIGLARIHQDRDDLPTARGHWQDALALYSAIGSPRAAGVSESLAALEARQQQDTHSPDCA; encoded by the coding sequence GTGGGTGGGGACGTGGATCTTCGATTACTGGGCTCGTTGGAACTGTGGGCCGACGGCCGTCATATCGAGCTGGGACAGCCCAGGCAGCGCATGGTCCTTGCCGCGCTGGCGGCCAACGCGGGCCGGTTGATGACGGTGGACGCCCTGGTGGACCGGGTGTGGGACGACACCCCTCCCGACACGGCCCGTTCGACGCTGTACTCCCATGTGAGCCGGGTCCGGCGTGTGCTGGACGAGGCGGCGCGCGGTGAGGACGGGACGGCGGACCGTCCGTCGATCCAACTGGCCCGGGTGTCGGGCGGCTACCTGCTGCGGGCGGCGGACGACAGCATCGACCTCCTTCGTTTCAGGGCGCTGGTGGCCCGGGCCCGTGAGCTGCGTCCGGACGACGCCGAGTGCGGCCGGCTGCTGCGCGACGCCCTCGATCTGTGGCGGGGCTCGCCGCTGGCCGACCTGCCGGGCGCCTGGGCCGAGCGGACCCGGACGGCCTGGCTGAACGAACGGCTCGAAGCCGCCCTCCACTGGGCCCGGGCCGAGACCGCGACGGGCCATGCCTCGCAGGCGATCGGCCGGATAAGGGCCCTGTCCGACGAGTTCCCCCTGGCGGAACCGCTGGCCGCCCTGCTCGTCAGATCCCTGGCCCAGGCGGGCCGGACCGCCGAGGCGCTGGACCACTACGCCGAGGTCCGCCGCCGACTGGCCGACGAGCTGGGTTCGGTCCCCGGGGTGGAACTGCGCACCGCCTACAAGGAGGCCCTGCGCGACCGCCCCCTGCCCGCAGGCGGCACGGAGTCGGGACCCGCTCCGGGCGGCACACGGACCTCACCCTCCCGGCCCGCGCAACTGCCCTTCGACGTACGCGCGTTCACCGGCCGCAGGGAACAACTGGACGAACTCTCGCAGCACTTGCTCGCCACCGACGAGGGGGCCGACGCCACCAACACGGTCGTGGTGTCCGCCGTGTCCGGCACCGCCGGAGTCGGCAAGACCGCCCTCGCCGTCCACTGGTCCCACCGGATCCGCGAGCAGTTCCCCGACGGCCAGCTCTACGCGGACCTGCGCGGCTACGACACGGACGAACCGGTGCCCGCGGCCGACGTCCTCACCGGCTTCCTCGTGGCCCTCGGAGTCCCGGGCCCGGAGATCCCGCTGCGCCTCGACGACCGTTCCGCCCGCTACCGCACCGAGCTGAGCGAGCGCCGCATGCTCGTCGTGCTCGACAACGCCTCGTCCAGCGAGCAGATACGCCCGCTCCTGCCCGGCGCGAGCCGCTGCAGGACCGTGGTGACGAGCAGGGACGTCCTCAGCTCCCTGGTGTCCCTGCACGGCGCCCACCGGCTCGTGCTCGACGTGCTCCCCCTGGAGGACGCCGTACGCCTGCTGAGCAGGCTCATCGGCCCCCGGGCCACGGCCGAACCACAGGCCGCGGCCGTCCTCGCCGAACAGTGCGGACGGCTCCCCCTCGCCCTGCGCATCGCCGCGGAGCTGGCGCTCGCCCGTCCCGCGTCGCCCCTGAGCGCCCTCACCGCCGAACTGGACGACCGGCGCGGCCGGCTGGAACTGCTGGACTCGGACGACGATCCCCGGGCGGCCGTACGTGCCGTCTTCTCCTGGTCCTACGACCGCCTGCCCCCCGAGGCCGCCGCCGCCTTCCGGCTGCTCGGCCTGCACCCGGGACCCGATGTGGACGCGTACGCGGCGGCCGCCCTGTGCGGACGCCCCGTCGACGACACCCGGCGGACACTGGAGCTGCTGGCCCGCAGCCATCTCATCCAGCCCACCCGCGCCGGCCGCTACGGCATGCACGACCTGCTGCGGGTGTACGCGGCCTGGCAGGCCGAACGACACGACGGGCCGGCCGACCGCGAGACGGCGCTCGACCGTCTCCTGACCCACTATCTCGCGGCGTCCTGCGCCGCCATGGACGTGCTGTTCCCGGCCGAGAGACATCTGCGGCCCCGGATCCCGGCGCCCCGGACCGAGCTGCCGCCGTTTCCCGAAGAGGCCCACGCCAAGGAGTGGCTGGCGGCCGAGCACGCCGTGCTCACGGCCGTCACCGCGACCGAGGCCGGGCGCGGCAGGGCCGAGCACGCCGTCGGCCTGTCCACCACGCTCCACCGCCACTTCGACAGCCGTGGACTGTTCACCGACGCACTCGTCATCCACGGCAACGCCCTGCGTGCCGCCCGCGCGGCGGGCGACCGGCGGGGCGAGGCCGAGGTGCGCACCTGTCTCGGCACCACCCACCGACGGCTGGCGCAGTACGACGAAGCGGTCCGGCACCACACGGAGTCGCTCGCCCTGTGCCGGCGGATCGGACTGCCGGTGACCGAGGCCCGCAATCTCACCAACCTCGGTGTCCTGCACGAACTGCGCGGACAGTACCGCGAGGCCGCCGAGCGGCACGGCGAGGCGGTCGTCCTCTTCCGGAAGGTCGGGGACATCGGCGGCGAGGCCGACACGCTCAACAACCTCGGCATCGTGCACGAACTGCTCGACGACTACGAGACCTCCGCCGAACAGCACCGGCAGGCGCTCGCCCTCTTCCGCTCCCTCGGTCATGCCTTCGGTGAGGCCAGCGCGCTGGGCAACCTCGGCATCGTGCTGTCCCGGCTCGACCAGCACGCGACGGCGGCCGAGCACTTCGAGCAGGCCCTCGCCCTGTTCCGGCGGCTCGGCCACCGCGGGGGCGAGGCGCACGCCCTCAGCAATCTCGGTGACGCCCACAACCGCCTCGGCCACCACCGGGAGGCGGCCACCCGACAGAGGGAGGCGCTCGCCCTGTTCCAGCGGACCGGCGAGCGGTACGGCGAAGCGGGCAGCCTCAACGGTCTCGGCGAGGCCCTGCACGGCTCGGGCACACCGGACGAGGCCGCGACCGCACACCGTGCCGCCCTCGCCCTGGCCATGGAGATCGAGGAGAAGGAGGAGCAGGCCCGGGCCCACATCGGCCTGGCCCGCATCCACCAGGACCGCGACGACCTGCCGACGGCCCGAGGGCACTGGCAGGACGCGCTCGCCCTGTACAGCGCCATCGGCTCACCGCGCGCCGCGGGCGTGAGCGAGTCACTGGCCGCGCTGGAGGCACGACAGCAGCAGGACACGCACAGTCCCGACTGCGCCTGA